From the Ilumatobacteraceae bacterium genome, the window GACTCCCCTGCCGACTCCACCCGACGAGCTGGTGCCGCTCGAGGTGCCGGCCGGGACCCTCGTCGTCCTCGACGGACAGCTGCCGCACTGGAGCGACGCCAACCGGTCGGACCGCAGCCGGCACGCCTACACCGTGCACTGCATCTCGGCGGCCGCCGAGTACCCGGCATGGAACTGGCTCCAGCGACCGGCGGAACTTCCGCTGCGACGGCTCGATACGGTGGCGGCATGATGAACGAGCTGATCCGGCGCGCCCCCAAGGTCCTGCTGCACGATCACCTCGACGGCGGCCTGCGACCGTCGTCGGTGGTCGAACTCGCCGCCGAGTACGGCTATGACGGGTTGCCGACGACCGACGTCGACGAACTGTCGACCTGGTTCAACCGAGGCGCGAAGCGCAACGACCTCGTGCTGTACCTCGAGACGTTCGCCCACACCGTGGGCGTGATGCAGCACCGCGACGCGATCGAACGCGTGGCGTTCGAGTGCGCTCAGGATCTCGCCACCGACGGCGTCGTGTACGCCGAGGTCCGGTTCGCCCCCGAACTCCACATCGAAGCCGGCCTCACCTTGCAGGAGGTGCTCGACGCCGTGCTCGCCGGGTTCGAGCGCGGGTCCGCCGGCACCGACCTCACGATCTACACGATCTGCTCGGCGATGCGCACCGCGGCGCTGAGTCTGGAGATCGCGCAGCTCGCGATCACCAACCGTGACCGCGGCGTCGTCGGGTTCGACATCGCCGGCGCCGAGGCCGGCTACCCGCCGTCGCGCCACCTCGACGCCTTCCAGTTCGTCATGCGTGAGAACTTCCACTCGACGATCCACGCGGGCGAGGCATTCGGCCTCCCGTCGATCTGGGAAGCCGTCCAGTACTGCGGTGCCGCCCGCCTCGGACACGGCGTCCGGATCACCGACGACATCACGGGCGAGCCCGGCGACGAACAACTCGGCCGGCTGGCGTCGTTCGTCCGCGACCGTCGGATCTGCCTCGAGCTGTGCCCGACGTCCAACGTCAACACCGGCGTGTGCGCCTCGATCGGCGACCACCCGATCGGGTTGCTGCGCCGGCTGCGGTTCCGGGTCACCGTCAACACCGACAACCGTCTGATGAGCGACACGTCGATGACCAACGAGATGGCGCAGTTGCACGATGCGTTCGGTTGGGGTCTCCCCGACTTCGAGTGGTTGACGATCAACGCCATGAAGTCGGCCTTCGCACCCTTCCCCGAACGTCTGAAGATCATCAACGGGCTGATCAAGCCCCGATACGCCCTCTTGAACGCCGAACAATCGATGGGAGCACTCTGATGGCCGTCGAGGTCACCTTGGTCGAACACCCCCTGGTCGCCGACTCGCTCGCGCGGATCCGCGACCGCGACACCCCGAACCCGCTGTTCCGGACGAACCTCGAACGGATCGGCACGCTGCTGCTCGCCGAGGCGACCAAGGAACTCCCGACGGTCGAAGGCACGGTCGAGACACCGATCACCACGGCCGTGGTCCACCGGCTGGCCGTCCAGCCGGTGATCGTCCCGGTGCTGCGGGCCGGGCTGGGCTTCGTCCACGCGGCCCAGGAGCTGATGCCGATCGCCGACGTCGGGTTCATCGGGATCGCCCGCGACGAAGAGACGTTCGAGCCCAAGCCGTACGTCAACAAGCTGCCCGAGTCGCTCGCCGGACGACCGGTCATCGTGATCGATCCGATGCTGGCGACGGGCGGCTCGCTCGTCCGCACGATCGAACTGCTGGTCGAGCGTGGTGCGCCGACACCGATCACCGTGGTGTGCGCGCTCGCCGCGCCCGAAGGTCTGCAGCGGCTGAGCGACGAGGGCCTCGACCTCCACGTGTACACCGGTGCGATCGACGACCACCTCAACGAGAACGCCTACATCGTGCCCGGGTTGGGTGATGCAGGAGACCGCCAGTTCGGCAGCGGTGTCTGAGTCGTCGGTCGCCGTCCGCGGCGACCGAGCATGGGTGTCGACGCTCACGTCGGCCGCGCTCGCGCTGACGCTCGGGGCCATGGCAGCTGCGATGTTCGCGTCGCATCGATCCGGGCACTGGTGGGGCGACGACTGGGCGCTCTACATCCGCCAGGCGAAGGGGTTGCTCGACGGCGATGCCGGACGGGTCATCGACGAGAACCGGTTCACCGTCGAGATGTCGCGCGGCGCCGCGTTCAGCCCGCCGCTGTACCCGTGGGGGTTCCCGATCATCCTGGCGCCCTTCGTGGCGGTCGTGGGCGCCGACGTCGATCGCCTGGCGATCGTGCCCGTCCTCTGCTCCATGGTGTTCGCCGTCGGCTGGTACACGCTCGCGAAGCGACGCCTGGGTGCGCTGCCGGCGCTGGTCGGCGTCGTCGCCGTCACGCTGACGCCGCTGCTCGTCGGCTGGACCGAGTTGATCCAGTCCGAGTGGCCGTTCCTCGCGACCACGGCGGTCGTGTTGGTGGGGCTCGACCGGCTCGCCGAGGCGGGGGCGCTGACCGACCGGGCGGCGCCCCTCTGGCCCGTACTCCTCGTGGGGTTCGGCGCCGCGGCTGCGTTCTCGGTCCGGCGCGAGGGCCTCGCCGTGGTGGGCGCGATCGCCGTGGCCCAGTTCGTGGGTCTCGCCACCGATCGCGGTTGGTGGCACGATCGCTCGATGTGGACGACCCTGGCGGCGCGCCTGCTCGCCCCGCACACCATGGCCCTCGCCGTCGTCGGCGTCCTGCAGGTGGTGCTCCCCAGCACCCTGGTACCGCAGTACAGCGGCACGAGCGTCGCCAACGTGTGGAGGTTCCGACGCGACCACGTCGACCACCTGGCCGAGGTGTCG encodes:
- a CDS encoding adenosine deaminase gives rise to the protein MMNELIRRAPKVLLHDHLDGGLRPSSVVELAAEYGYDGLPTTDVDELSTWFNRGAKRNDLVLYLETFAHTVGVMQHRDAIERVAFECAQDLATDGVVYAEVRFAPELHIEAGLTLQEVLDAVLAGFERGSAGTDLTIYTICSAMRTAALSLEIAQLAITNRDRGVVGFDIAGAEAGYPPSRHLDAFQFVMRENFHSTIHAGEAFGLPSIWEAVQYCGAARLGHGVRITDDITGEPGDEQLGRLASFVRDRRICLELCPTSNVNTGVCASIGDHPIGLLRRLRFRVTVNTDNRLMSDTSMTNEMAQLHDAFGWGLPDFEWLTINAMKSAFAPFPERLKIINGLIKPRYALLNAEQSMGAL
- the upp gene encoding uracil phosphoribosyltransferase; its protein translation is MAVEVTLVEHPLVADSLARIRDRDTPNPLFRTNLERIGTLLLAEATKELPTVEGTVETPITTAVVHRLAVQPVIVPVLRAGLGFVHAAQELMPIADVGFIGIARDEETFEPKPYVNKLPESLAGRPVIVIDPMLATGGSLVRTIELLVERGAPTPITVVCALAAPEGLQRLSDEGLDLHVYTGAIDDHLNENAYIVPGLGDAGDRQFGSGV
- a CDS encoding glycosyltransferase family 39 protein gives rise to the protein MSESSVAVRGDRAWVSTLTSAALALTLGAMAAAMFASHRSGHWWGDDWALYIRQAKGLLDGDAGRVIDENRFTVEMSRGAAFSPPLYPWGFPIILAPFVAVVGADVDRLAIVPVLCSMVFAVGWYTLAKRRLGALPALVGVVAVTLTPLLVGWTELIQSEWPFLATTAVVLVGLDRLAEAGALTDRAAPLWPVLLVGFGAAAAFSVRREGLAVVGAIAVAQFVGLATDRGWWHDRSMWTTLAARLLAPHTMALAVVGVLQVVLPSTLVPQYSGTSVANVWRFRRDHVDHLAEVSGLKRSWQDAPDVLGSTTLGWVAVVAYLTAATAGIVLAAVCFRRRDLHLVAYVVGALLIGGSFRSPINRYVCTIAPILLLLGAVAVVSAARFVPWRHAGTAIVTVVLALPAIGNVVQADTRIDQAERVAATGAIEWGPTHPLAIEMFEEVIERTDPGAVIAAPKARAMTLETGRLSVQVDDYRPIPDTLPLDLVVVEHDSDLAAELAAADVADADDRPRFHRVWTNARFAIYAPAITAG